The Coccidioides posadasii str. Silveira chromosome 2, complete sequence genomic interval CCCCGCTCTTCACTTTCACCCCACCCGGTGTCTCTCTCTCAGTTTctgtctttctctctctctcccctcgCGTGTGTAGACCTCAgcttttgttttcttttcttttttttttttttttttttggatgcTATCCTTTGTTAGTTTTTGTGCGGATTTACTGGCTTAGAGGTGGGTTTCACTGCATAATATATGTATCTACTGTACATAATAACCGGGCACAGAGTTAATTGTAGGATTTGCATCGTACATAGTTGGAGATTTTTAACTAGTCTTTTCCTTTGACTCTCCTGCCAAATGTGTCTGTGAGGTTGCTTCTCCATCGTTGACCATGCGCGCGAAGGGCGGAGTTAGGACGGACGGACGGCTGGATAGATGGTCCAGATGGGGTGGGAACCTTTGTGTGTTTCTCAATGGGGCGCGGGTGTGTGTGAATTGTATGTATGTGCGTACGTGCGTGGGCAGTCCCATGCATTATTGTTCTTGTGCCGGGAGTTGAAGTGGGAATTCGACTACGAAGTAGCTATGGAGTAACTATCGCTGATTATGATTATGAGTGGAGTCCTTCGGGGTTGATCTCTGGATGTTCCGTCTGTTACGAGTCGGTCCAGACCCTGAAAAACTGGAATAAAGGAGTTACTCCGGAGACGGATGGTCagatggtggtggtgggtgGGGAGGTGGAGAGGAattaaagaaaatatatcCATATCATAATGCCATTAGAATTAAAACAGTTCATGCTAGAAGGAATCTTTGTCATCTGCCCATGTCATCgatgaaaaaggaaaaagaatcATTAAAAGGGTGTGgggaaagaaagagaaacataACGTCAATGCCGATGCAGGAATTTGGGGGTAaagtaaaaagataaaaataaaaaaatagaaataaACAACGTGAAGGTGCCAGACATAAAAGAACCGTTGTATATATGTGCTGGAAGGCAAAAAAGCATTAGGAACACGTCGAATAAGGATCAgaagtttcttttttgaaaagagaaaaaaaagttcaGAGAGAAAGCGAATTAGCGACCCGGGAATGTAAAGTAGAAATGCTAGTTAGAGAGGCGAAGCGTGCTTATGCATGACGACTGGGAGGGTATGGAGAGATCGAGATGGGTGCGCGATGAACTACTTTACGCCCGTTTGCTGTTGATGCCTTTGAGTTCGACTTCGCTGTAGGTTTAGAGAACGGTTAGCTCCCAGCTCACGACGCATATTCGAGGTAGTAGAAAGGAATCGGAGAGGAACAAGTGGAGATCGATTGGCGGATAACTTACAAGACGAGAGTCGCATGCGGCGGAATGAGTCCAGGGAAACCACTATTTTTGGCAGCTCAAGTTAGCAATGCCGGGTCACGATCAAAGTGTCTTAAGCACTGGTCTGCCTTTGTCTCCTCTTTTTCTATTGTTCTGCTTTTTCCTTCCTGTGTGACATTGGGTACTGATGGGGGATCAAGCGTGGCAGCTGATGTTATCCCCCAGACTTTTGTGTCACCGGCAGCGAACCAGGTTCTGAGAGGCAGTTCGCAGGgatcaagaaaaaaaaaaaacttcaGGGTAATTGAGCATACCGTGCACCGTAAGCGTAATCACTACTCGACCTGTCAGACTAAACCtaattttttatttatttatttttttttccttttcttttcggtTCATAACAAAGGACTCAAAAGGGCAAAATAACATACTCAGTGATGGTTAATATGCTCTTCTCGCCAAGAGACATTTGGAGGACGGCCTCGTCCCAGCCTAGAAGCCAACGGCGAAGGAAGTCAAGTTAATTGCAACTCTATTCTCCTTAATCATTCAAGTCATGTGCATTTGACAAACTCATCAGAGGATGTCGAGAGACACGCTCGGGGTTGTCCCGGAGCACACGGGGGGTGGGTTTTTCGAACATACCGCGGATAACTACACCGATGCCAATTTTCGTTTTGAATTCGCCACGTTCTTCAGTCGAGTCGAATCTAGACGCAAGGATCGACAGTCAGCCCCAGAAAGTGTGAGCTCaaagccaaaaaagaaaaaaaaaaggcacaAAGTTGACCCATGCACGGCCCTTGTGACCACCCCAAGCCGGATAAGTTTTATGTagggagtacggagtactccgtactgatTATGGATTTGCAACGCGACTAAAAATAGTCGCCGGGGGGGCGGGAGAGAAATCAAGAACAAGATCATCAAAAAGAAAGACAAGGGTGAACCTACTTCCTTCCCATGAAGTGCTCGGAGGGTTTGCTGGAGTCATAGAGACAACCCCGGTAGTTCATGACGATATCGTCCCCCTTGACGGGCTTGTCGACGCCATTGCCCTCCTTGAGAATCTTCTTTGTGACGCCCATGGTTGCgaagtaaaaataaaagtgAATGAAtctgtttcctttttttttttttgtttcccgTTCAATCAGGGCTGGTCTTTGGATATAGCGACGAAGCGTGCGATCTGGAATTGATGTAGGCCGAGCGAACGATTGGCAGAagggagagggaaaaaaaaaaaaaaaaaaaaaaaaaaaaagaagaaaaaaaggagaaaaagtGTGAGGACAGGGAGAGCGATTGTGTCCCAGTAAAACAGTAACGAAGGATACCcgatgaaagaaaaaagaagaatataaGACTAGGGAAATCTTCTGGAAACGCCGTGGAGAAGACAGAGGGAGAGGAGCAGACCAGTCCCCGTTCTATTGTCTCTAATATATGATTTGGTTTGTGATGCCGCTCCTGGCTTTTCTCTCTGCGCCCGAGTCTCGAGTGGGGCTCGACCTGGAAAGTGGAGGGAGAAGGGCGACGCGACAGCGGGCAGTGGGTTGGAGGTGTGGCCTGCGATCCGAGAGGATGGACGACGAAACGCAAACCGGTCTGAGTAAAGTAGCCACCGGTGAgttgttttccttttgccGAACGAACAGGGTTAAGGAAGAGGAAAGGCAACAGGGAGAgagggaaacaaaaaaaagaaaagaaaagaaaagaaaagaaaaggtacAATGAAGAGCTGATTCAGATCTCACCCCAGTCTGGGGGACCAAGGCAAGTGGATTGACTCGCCGGATGATTGGGAGGGCGGTGGAAAAGCAGCAGGAGATCAGAGAATTGGTGAATGGAGCTGTTTGAGTATGTCGGTATCAAGCAAAGTGTGTGGAGGCCATGCCACATCATGCATGAGCAGTAGGaattaatttcttttttctcctctcACCTTTTCTTACAGAGTAGGGAGTACTTGGCTGTCTTTTCTCCTATTCCGCCCTTTGTTGAGGGTTTGGCgaaaggaaaacaaaaaaaagtaaGAAATGGTCttttcttaaaaaaaaaaaagaaaagaaagagagagaaaaacaaaaaatgtTCGGAGCCAGAGGAGGATGAGCACTTTCAACGTAGCAGCCTCTCAGAGGGCCGGATTTTGCTTTATATTTGAGAAGTGCCCTTTGGGCTCCAGAGTCAAAAGAGGCACGAGCCATGGGATGCCGGTGCCGCTCCAGGGATTGGCAGATTGCGAACCCTGGAGCTGAGGTCTAATTCTGGCCGTCAAGTCCTCGTCGGAAGATGCAGCCAAAGTGGGCTGCGGAAGTGGGTGGTGGGTGCGCAACCATCAGGGAGTAGTCGGTTGATGGAGAGCGTGAAACTATGTCcggtaactaactaactacaGCTGGCTACAGAGCGACTAGCATGCGGGTTGAACCAGTCATCCACCGGCCAGCCTGTCCGTTCACACTTCACAGGTCGAAGTCTGACAGCACCCGTTTCTCATTGGTGggcggaggaggatgaaaTGAAGACAAATGGAAACACAGgcgcacacacacacacacacacagagagagagagagagatagagagagagagtgtgtgtgtgtgtgagggAAGAGAGGGGGATATCCACTGCGGATATCGCGTTGAAGCAGACAAATCAAGCATCCATTTCTCCCCGtcacctttctttttttttcccttttttttttttttttcatttttctatttttcccccctccaCGCACGGTCTGGTGCCCCAGACTTCGAGATGGGCCACCACACCCGAGGCACAGAGCACCAACTGGGGCCAATTGGAGCGGGCACGGCGCAACAAAAGTCAAAATAACAATTGCAGAACAAACCGAGCGCGCAGGAAGGCCGCCTGCTAGGTTTTCCCAACGAAGCGGGATTTGGGTGCGAGACGTGCAGCAGATCGAGTGGCCACCAGACCGTGCTTGCATGGTTCCGCGTCCAGTGCTGGTCCCTGTCGTTGGTTCGGCCATCCATGCAGAACGCGAGGGTGTGTGTGGATCATCTAGAGTCGATCTAGAACGCCGTCTTGGTTGGTTGGATCCCTCTAGGCAACCCGCAGAGTTTTAGGCTTTGCGTTTTCTGTCAACGAATTATCCTTGGGCGACTTGTCCCACGGATCTTCTTTCGTCCTGTCGGGAGATCATTCTCACAGGCGCGGGGGACTTTTTGGCGAGGAGAAAGTCTAAATTATAATCAGACGGACAACGAAAGGGAAGTCTGCAAGAATAATGTAACAGCGACTTCAACTTCGGCTGGTGGAGAGAGAACAAAAGAGACCGACTCGACAGCGCTGTGCTGGCGATGTGGCATGCTCGGTTAGCTATGCCGTCTAACGGCCGCCGCGACAACAACGTCGACGACGACAGCCGACCGTGACAGGCTGCTCCGCGGCGGCAAGTTTTATTTGGTTGGGGGTTTAATTGCCTGCTGCCATCGTCTTCCCTCGGAGACAGAGGTTATGTGTGTATTCCGTCTTGTAGTCACATAACCATGCAGAGATCGAATGGGTTTCTAGATCACCTCGCATGCATTTACGATCGAGTTATCCCTACAACCTCTTCCTTTCTGGCCATAATTTTGGCAGATCTCTCTCGCGGCCACATGTCTAGACGTGTCTCGTCTCGGCGTACCCAGTAACTATTTGTGCGCTGGATGGGCATTTCTCTTCGGCTGAATAATGTGTCGTTAAATCCCCGTCGTTGCATTCGTGTCTTAGACATCCAGCTCTGCGAGACTCCTTGCCTTTTGGAATGTAAACGGTACATCCATCCATCCCGGCATTGAATATTATTTCCTGCTCTTCAAAACCTCcccttaaaaaaaaaaaaaggaaaaattaTTCTATTCACCGGAAAGCTGCGGGTGACAGGACTAAAATTCTTCAGCTCGGTTTCACCTCAGACCAGCTCCTGTGGCCATAGTACCCTGCCTTCAGACCTGAGTGGCGGGCGTCCCTTGCAGCGCCCTCCGAGGGATGCTACACCTAGACCCGATATCTTCCTGGTCCTGTTCATGGATGGGGATAGCAGCGATTTCCCGTTTTGGCCGCCCAATTCATCCGCAGTCGCTTCTCAACCGTCGCCCTCATCGATCCATCACCACACTCGCCGCCCATTCTCTCCCCGCTGAGATAAGCAGTCTAGGCCCCAGACAACCCTAAACCCCAAGCCCTAAACCTAAGACCTGGGCACTAACTCAACCCCCGAATTCTAGGCGGTGGCCCTGGACAGCGCTCCACAGCAAATGTCGTCCGCAATCGACACTGCTCTGCTCCCGCTGACCCTCCGTCTGAAACCTGTCTATTCATGAACGTCTCCCACTGATCTGTCGGTTTATATTCCACCTGCCGACCCGCTGCCTGATCATAGATGACGCGGGCTGCGAGGGTCGGGAGGGATAAACTATCACTAGCGCTATAGCCGCTGGAAAAGATGCTTGGAAGAGAAACGGGTAATCAATGTGCTCCTGGCAGAAGCCGAGCAAACCAAAAATGACTCGAGCACTGCATGGTTACGGATGATTTTCTCCTTTTGcgctcttttcttctttttctcttcccttcTCAACAGCCGCGCCTTGTCTCGTATCGCGGATGCCGAATCCGTGGATTTGCAGCACGCTCTGCGTGGACCTCTCCCCTGCACATGCAACTCCCCTCCATCTCGCAACGGCCGGGCTTCCAACAAACCACCCCGGTTTTCGCGTCCTGACTGGCCCGGGGAGGGGTTTGGCCGTTAGCACTCAATCATAGATGAGAAAGCAGGCCAGTGGGCATATTCCTTTTCATGCGCCTCGATTTTGAGAACTTGGCTTCTAGGCGAATATTCAACCGCTTCTTTCTTGTCGTCGTGCTTTGCTCAATTCTTGAGATAGAAATGAGATCAATCGATTTTTGTTTCCTTCCTACGTACTTCATGAATATCCGATTAACTCCTTGCCTTCTATGAaaggcgaaaaaaaaaagaaaagaaaaggcaagTAACAATAAATAAAATACAATATCTCAACTCGGCCGGAAACACGTTGCATACGATGTACTCACCGGCATTGCCGCGAGACATGGGGAAAATAAACAACGCACCACGGACCGCAAGTTTTGATACGACTCATATGCAGGATTTTACTTCCCTGTCAGTCGATCTACAAATCGACGACAATTGCTCCAGCATCTAGATGCGTCCAGCTCATCCGTTTGGATCGAGTCTGTTCCCATCCCGACTCACACAGGTCGCTTTCTTCGGCCACACTTCATTCTCGAATCAATTAGCCAGAATTGCTTCCGGCGGCAattacatacatacacataAGGATCCGCCATTCTTTGCTCTGTCGGGGAAAAATGGGAACTAACAAGCAATGCCACGCTATGTCCCGTGCACCAGGCTTGCATATGTACATTCTTCCCCTAGACTGGCATCGGATCTGTCTTACGTATGCATTCATGCAGCTCGATCTATCATTGATGTTAATTTGTACCCCCATGTTGCACATCTGTGAGCCATGAAGGGTCCATGCCCCCCTCCCGCTCGAGCCTTTCAACACAGAAGATGCAGGGCGGCTGAAAAAGGTCATCTGTTTTATCATCTAGCAACACTTGGTTCTCTTTTTGTCCAGTGTTTACTTTTTGATAACCACTGCTGCAAACTTCGATGCGTTCTGAATAACTTCCACTGTGGTTGGTGCTACCTGCCAAAATCTCTGATCTCCTTTTTTTGTGACTGATACAATCCAAGCCTAGAATGTGAAAGTGACCTTAAAACCGTGTGGCACAAGACGGCTTCCTATGTGTCGATGTGCTGGAAGGTATGACTTGTTTCGAAAAACGACTGTCCACGGAGGCATATTTCCTTTCGGCTTGGTTTTCTTTCCGGCCTTTCTCCAATCTATGACGGATAAAGAGGAGCCTGTACACTCGGCAGCTTTTGTTTCCTCACAACTTTGCTGGGGATGATCGACTAGTTTTCCAATCTTTTCCTTGCACCTTCTGCTTAATTCGTCAAGCTGTTACCTCACGTTGCTCGCCTGGTGCCAGGATCTCACAGCAGGTCTTCGTTTTAGCTGTGCGGGATCTTGGACGGCAGCGTTCGATCCGTTGGGACTGAGGGATTATCCTTTATGGTAAATGACTGACTTCTATTGCCTCTATGCGAAGACTCGTATCTTCTACAAAGTCAGATTGACACCATCATATTTAAACCGTTATGCTACCAAGATGATACCCTCCATGGGCGCCAAGGCACAACCTGGTTTTCCATGCCTACACCGACACTTCTTCATTCCTGACTAAACCCCTTGCCAATTGACGATTGTTTCCCTAAACCGAATATGTCAAATCAAACAGAACGCTTATTCAATACTGTTGTGAATCGGCATGTGGTCGGATCCCTTTTCCGGATCGTCTCTTATCGTGCCACAGATCTGGCTACCGC includes:
- the FPR1B gene encoding FK506-binding protein 1B (EggNog:ENOG410PR3Z~COG:O~BUSCO:16198at33183), whose translation is MGVTKKILKEGNGVDKPVKGDDIVMNYRGCLYDSSKPSEHFMGRKFDSTEERGEFKTKIGIGVVIRGWDEAVLQMSLGEKSILTITDDYAYGARGFPGLIPPHATLVFEVELKGINSKRA